In Humulus lupulus chromosome 7, drHumLupu1.1, whole genome shotgun sequence, the following are encoded in one genomic region:
- the LOC133792115 gene encoding uncharacterized protein LOC133792115 codes for MVALSAQNNPTVMESVVVAAAMQGQDISPEQAQFMENCSFTNNYRSNHMPNYYHPGLRNHEKFFYANNKNVLQPPPGFNSQQQQEKKQSLEDILGTFIMESNKRFGKNEARLDNIETHMTNMGASMKKIETQESCQAVSLRSGKVLDEGNVQECSKEKVEPVVREVDKEEQAKKQSGSDKTGTKKDILPMYQPPIPYPQRFQKNKLDEQFAKFLEIFKRIRINIPFADTLEQMPNYVKFMKEVMSKKRRLQDIETVKLTEECNAILQKNLPQKVKDTGSFTIPCTIGGSSFDNALCDLGASINLMPLSVFKKLGVGEVKPTTILYKKKGF; via the exons ATGGTTGCTCTGTCAGCGCAAAATAATCCAACGGTTATGGAGAGTGTAGTAGTGGCTGCTGCAATGCAGGGGCAAGATATAAGTCCAGAACAAGCCCAGTTTATGGAAAACTGCTCCTTCACCAATAACTACAGAAGCAACCACATGCCTAATTATTATCATCCAGGATTGCGCAACCATGAAAAATTCTTTTATGCTAATAACAAAAATGTGCTACAACCACCTCCAGGATTCAATTCTCAACAACAACAAGAGAAAAAGCAATCATTGGAAGACATTTTGGGCACTTTTATTATGGAGTCTAACAAGAGGTTTGGAAAAAATGAAGCAAGACTCGACAATATAgaaacccatatgactaacatggGTGCttcaatgaagaaaattgagacTCAA GAATCATGCCAAGCAGTTTCTTTGAGAAGTGGTAAGGTGCTTGATGAGGGCAATGTTCAAGAATGTTCAAAGGAGAAAGTTGAGCCAGTGGTACGAGAGGTAGACAAGGAAGAGCAAGCCAAGAAGCAGAGTGGAAGTGACAAGACTGGCACGAAGAAAGATATCCTTCCAATGTATCAACCTCCCATTCCTTACCCTCAACGATTTCAGAAGAACAAATTAGATGAACAATTTGCAAAGTTTCTAGAAATCTTCAAAAGAATTCGCATAAACATTCCATTTGCAGATACTCTTGAGCAAATGCCCAATTATGTTAAATTCATGAAAGAAGTCATgtcaaagaaaagaagattacaagaCATTGAAACTGTGAAGCTAACAGAAGAATGCAATGCCATCTTACAGAAAAATTTGCCTCAAAAGGTGAAAGACACTGGTAGCTTTACTATACCATGCACTATTGGAGGGTCATCCTTTGATAATGCATTATGTGATCTTGGAGCGAGTATTAATTTGATGCCACTTTCAGTTTTTAAGAAGTTGGGGGTAGGAGAGGTGAAGCCCACAACCATTCTCTACAAGAAAAAaggcttttaa